The following are from one region of the Armatimonadota bacterium genome:
- a CDS encoding ABC transporter ATP-binding protein — protein MIEVRGLSKVYQSKGRPVRALDGVDLTVADGEFLAVRGPSGSGKSTLLLTIGGMVRPTEGRAVLNGTDLYGLSGGERANYRARNIGFVFQMFHLAPYLTVLENVLLPTGLVDRGGPSRARALELLERFGMAERLDHRPGQLSTGERQRTAIARALVNDPWLVLADEPTGNLDPETGAEILAYLKEFNDAGRSVVLVTHEPWVEEYAHRTVHLKAGRCADPTPG, from the coding sequence ATGATCGAGGTCAGGGGCCTGAGCAAAGTTTACCAAAGCAAAGGGCGCCCTGTTCGGGCGCTGGACGGCGTTGATCTGACGGTCGCCGACGGCGAGTTCCTCGCGGTGCGCGGACCAAGTGGTAGCGGGAAATCCACGTTGCTGCTCACGATCGGCGGAATGGTGCGGCCCACGGAGGGGCGGGCGGTGCTGAATGGAACAGACCTCTACGGGCTGTCCGGCGGCGAGAGGGCGAACTACCGTGCACGGAACATTGGTTTCGTGTTTCAGATGTTTCATCTGGCGCCCTACCTAACGGTGCTGGAGAATGTTCTACTCCCCACCGGCCTAGTGGATAGGGGAGGACCGAGCAGGGCTCGGGCTCTTGAGCTGCTGGAGCGTTTCGGGATGGCTGAGCGCCTCGACCACCGGCCAGGGCAGCTCAGCACCGGAGAGAGACAGCGGACGGCAATTGCCCGAGCGCTCGTGAATGACCCATGGCTGGTGTTGGCGGACGAGCCCACCGGGAACCTCGATCCCGAAACAGGCGCCGAGATACTGGCATACCTCAAGGAGTTCAATGATGCGGGCCGCAGTGTGGTTCTTGTGACCCATGAGCCATGGGTCGAGGAATATGCGCATCGAACCGTGCACCTCAAGGCGGGGCGCTGTGCGGACCCTACCCCTGGCTGA